A stretch of Scheffersomyces stipitis CBS 6054 chromosome 2, complete sequence DNA encodes these proteins:
- a CDS encoding ELongator protein (go_funtion N-acetyltransferase activity), with translation MPSVQSTKGGKQKLAPEKERFLQCCGDISLELVASLKNSKDINLNGLIIRYAKKYKLKQQPRLTDIISSIPDQYKKYLIPKLKAKPVRTASGIAVVAVMCKPHRCPHIAYTGNICVYCPGGPDSDFEYSTQSYTGYEPTSMRAIRARYDPYEQARGRLEQLRSLGHSIDKVEYIIMGGTFMSLPIDYREGFITQLHNALTGYNGKDIDEAIKYSQQSQTKCVGITIETRPDYCTETHLSDMLKYGCTRLEIGVQSVYEDVARDTNRGHTVKAVCETFAVAKDAGYKVVSHMMPDLPNVGMERDLEQFKEYFENPEFRTDGLKLYPTLVIRGTGLYELWKKGLYKSYNANALIDLVARIMAMVPPWTRIYRVQRDIPMPLVTSGVENGNLRELALARMKDFGTTCRDVRTREVGIQEVHHKVVPDHVELIRRDYYANGGWETFLSYEDPKKDILIGLLRLRKASKKYTYRKEFTNQPTSIIRELHVYGSVVPLHSRDPRKFQHQGFGTLLMEEAARIAKEEHGSEKISVISGVGVRNYYAKLGYHLDGPYMSKWLNDEE, from the coding sequence ATGCCTTCTGTTCAGAGCACCAAGGGCGGAAAACAGAAGTTGGCTCCTGAAAAGGAGCGATTTTTGCAATGTTGCGGAGACATTTCGCTCGAGCTTGTAGCTTCCCTCAAGAACTCCAAAgacatcaacttgaacgGCTTGATCATCAGGTATGCGAAAaagtacaagttgaagcagCAGCCCAGACTAACGGATATCATCTCGTCCATCCCAGACCAGTACAAGAAGTACTTAATTCCAAAGCTCAAGGCCAAACCGGTCCGTACCGCATCTGGTATTGCGGTTGTAGCAGTCATGTGTAAACCTCACAGATGTCCCCATATAGCCTACACGGGAAACATCTGTGTATATTGTCCAGGGGGGCCAGATTCAGACTTTGAATACTCGACCCAGTCATATACCGGGTATGAGCCGACTTCAATGAGAGCCATTCGGGCTAGATATGATCCTTACGAACAGGCTCGAGGCAGACTAGAGCAGTTGAGACTGTTGGGCCATTCCATAGACAAAGTTGAGTACATTATCATGGGTGGAACATTCATGTCACTTCCCATCGATTACAGAGAAGGCTTCATCACCCAGTTACACAACGCATTAACAGGTTATAACGGTAAGGACATTGACGAAGCCATCAAATATTCCCAACAATCACAGACTAAGTGTGTGGGAATAACCATTGAAACTAGACCCGATTACTGTACTGAAACCCATTTGAGCGACATGTTGAAGTACGGATGTACCAGATTGGAAATCGGGGTACAGTCGGTATATGAGGATGTAGCAAGAGACACGAATAGAGGACATACGGTTAAGGCTGTCTGTGAAACCTTTGCTGTAGCCAAAGATGCTGGGTACAAGGTGGTGAGTCATATGATGCCTGACTTGCCCAATGTAGGCATGGAAAGAGACTTGGAACAATTTAAGGAATACTTTGAGAATCCCGAGTTCAGAACTGACGGCTTGAAGTTGTACCCCACATTGGTCATTAGAGGCACTGGATTGTACGAGTTGTGGAAGAAAGGGTTATATAAGTCATACAATGCGAATGCCTTGATAGACTTGGTGGCTCGTATCATGGCCATGGTACCTCCATGGACACGTATCTATCGTGTGCAAAGAGATATCCCTATGCCGTTAGTCACGTCGGGTGTAGAAAACGGAAACTTGAGAGAATTGGCTCTTGCCAGAATGAAAGACTTTGGCACCACCTGTAGAGACGTACGTACAAGAGAAGTCGgaatccaagaagttcatcaCAAAGTTGTACCAGACCACGTGGAATTGATTAGAAGAGATTACTATGCCAATGGAGGCTGGGAAACTTTTTTGTCGTACGAAGACCCAAAGAAGGATATTTTGATTGGCTTGTTGAGATTGCGTAAGGCTTCTAAGAAGTACACATACAGAAAGGAATTCACCAACCAACCTACCTCTATCATCAGAGAATTGCATGTCTACGGTTCTGTTGTGCCCTTGCACTCCAGAGACCCTAGAAAGTTCCAGCATCAAGGGTTTGGTACCTTGTTAATGGAAGAAGCTGCCAGAATCGCCAAGGAAGAACATGGTTCTGAAAAGATCTCGGTCATTTCGGGTGTAGGTGTAAGAAACTACTACGCAAAACTTGGCTACCATTTGGATGGTCCATATATGTCTAAATGGCTTAACGACGAGGAATAG
- a CDS encoding zinc finger protein (go_funtion nucleic acid binding): GSGSSSNSSKNLSHVPCKFYKQGICQAGNSCPFSHNLDGTLAADKLPCKYFQKGNCKFGLKCALAHFLPD; encoded by the coding sequence GGTTCGGGCTCGTCTTCGAACTCCAGCAAGAATCTCAGCCATGTCCCCTGTaaattctacaaacaaGGTATCTGCCAGGCTGGAAACTCCTGTCCCTTCTCCCATAACCTCGACGGTACTCTAGCAGCAGACAAGTTGCCTTGCAAATACTTCCAGAAGggcaattgcaaattcgGTCTTAAATGTGCTTTGGCCCATTTTCTCCCAGAC
- a CDS encoding nucleolar G-protein, with protein sequence MQLSWKDIPTVPTSNDMLDIVLNRTQRKTPTVIRPGFKITRIRAFYMRKVKFTSEGFGEKFNDIISGFPNINDVHPFHRDLMDTLYEKNHYKISLAAVSRAKTLIEQVARDYVRLLKFGQSLYQCKQLKRAALGRMATITKKLKDPLVYLEQVRQHLGRLPSIDPNTRTLLICGYPNVGKSSFLRCITKADVEVQPYAFTTKSLYVGHFDYKYLRFQAIDTPGILDRPTEEMNNIEMQSIYAIAHLRSCVLYFMDLSEQCGFSIEAQVKLFHSIKPLFANKSVMVVMNKSDIIKAEDLSESNQELLKSLTTVPGVEVMHASCHEEENVMQVRNQACEKLLTARIEQKLKGTARVNNVLNKIHVARPQARDDVDRAAFIPDAVKALDKYDVNDPNRRRLARDIESENGGAGVFNINLKDKYLLEDDDWKNDIMPEVLDGKNVYDFLDPDIAAKLQALEDEEERLEQEGFYDSDSEVEDEGVDEIREKAQWIRDKQKKMIVEARNRKSLKNKAIMPRDQVKKSFGEMEEHMYSLGHDTEALRERVGKRSQAKELSGVDILRKNQGVQTARLSKKKAAANQTDRLNDGVNDGALRSQAERLAKIQRRERNRQARQGEGDRHATASIPKHLFSGKRGIGSSDRR encoded by the coding sequence ATGCAACTCTCCTGGAAGGATATCCCCACGGTTCCCACGTCCAACGATATGTTGGACATTGTTCTTAACAGAACACAGAGAAAGACGCCAACTGTGATCAGACCAGGCTTCAAAATTACCAGAATCCGAGCCTTTTATATGCGTAAGGTCAAGTTTACTTCTGAAGGTTTTGGCGAAAAGTTCAACGACATCATCTCTGGCTTTCCCAACATTAACGATGTCCATCCTTTCCACAGAGACTTGATGGATACCCTTTATGAAAAGAATCACTACAAAATCTCGTTGGCTGCTGTTTCCAGAGCCAAGACACTCATCGAGCAGGTTGCAAGAGACTATGTCCGTTTGTTGAAATTTGGTCAGTCGTTGTACCAATGTAAGCAGTTGAAACGTGCTGCACTCGGTAGAATGGCTACGatcaccaagaagttgaaggatCCTTTGGTATATTTGGAACAAGTAAGACAACATTTGGGAAGATTGCCCTCTATCGACCCTAATACGAGAACCCTTTTGATCTGTGGTTACCCTAACGTTGGtaagtcttctttcttgcGTTGTATCACCAAGGCAGATGTTGAAGTCCAGCCTTATGCCTTTACCACTAAGTCGCTTTACGTAGGTCATTTCGACTACAAGTATTTGAGATTCCAAGCTATCGACACTCCTGGTATTTTGGACAGACCTACCGAAGAAATGAACAACATTGAAATGCAATCCATTTATGCTATTGCCCACTTGAGATCATGTGTATTGTACTTCATGGATCTTTCCGAGCAGTGTGGCTTCTCTATTGAAGCCCAAGTAAAGTTGTTTCATTCGATTAAGCCTTTGTTTGCCAACAAATCTGTGATGGTTGTGATGAACAAGAGTGATATCATCAAGGCTGAAGACTTGTCAGAATCCAACcaggaattgttgaagtctttaACTACTGTTCCTGGTGTTGAAGTAATGCATGCTTCGTGTcacgaagaagaaaacgttATGCAAGTGAGAAACCAGGCCTGtgagaagttgttgacggccagaattgaacagaaattgaaggGAACCGCTCGTGTGAATAAcgtcttgaacaagatccaTGTGGCCAGACCTCAGGCCAGAGACGATGTAGACAGAGCAGCTTTCATTCCAGACGCTGTTAAGGCTTTGGATAAGTACGACGTAAACGATCCtaacagaagaagattggcCAGAGACATTGAAAGTGAGAATGGAGGTGCCGGTGtgttcaatatcaacttgaaggacAAGTACCTTTTGGAAGACGATGACTGGAAGAACGATATCATGCCTGAAGTGTTGGACGGTAAGAATGTCTACGACTTCTTGGATCCAGACATCGCTGCCAAGTTGCAAGCtttggaagacgaagaagaaagattaGAACAGGAAGGTTTCTACGACTCGGACTCGGAAGTTGAAGACGAAGGTGTTGACGAAATCAGAGAAAAAGCACAATGGATTAGAGacaagcagaagaagatgattgttgaagccagaaacagaaagtcgttgaagaacaaggcTATCATGCCCCGTGATCAAGTTAAGAAGTCGTTTGGTGAGATGGAAGAGCACATGTACTCATTGGGTCACGATACCGAAGCTTTGAGAGAAAGAGTCGGAAAGAGATCCCAAGCCAAGGAGTTGTCTGGTGTTGACATCTTGAGAAAGAACCAGGGTGTCCAGACTGCTAGACtcagcaagaagaaggctgctGCCAACCAAACTGATCGTCTTAATGACGGTGTCAACGACGGTGCGCTCAGATCGCAAGCAGAAAGATTGGCCAAGATAcagagaagagaaagaaacagacaAGCCAGACAAGGTGAAGGTGACCGTCACGCTACAGCATCCATTCCAAAGCATTTGTTTTCCGGTAAGAGGGGTATTGGATCTTCCGACAGAAGATAG
- a CDS encoding required for complex glycosylation, with product MVYIKNQYIRYIRKKPLSLIAPISVLLLVYFYFFAAHGSSSSSSGNKYSYKKKSRGLFAKNRDSVILKNLPKNHISHYDLNKLSTSADSLAKKEEVLILTPMSRFTPQYWDNIQKLTYEHSLISLGFILPRNKDGDVALKHLEEAIKDAKAANQLKYKKITILRQDTNSLNSQLEKDRHALNVQKERRSMMALARNSLLFTTIAPTTSWILWLDADIVETPAGLIQDLTSHNKPVISANVYQRYEDESTQQPSIRPYDFNNWVESEEGLKIAAGLADDEIVVEGYAEMATYRPLMAHFYDAKGDVHTEMQLDGVGGGAVMVKADVHRDGAMFPSFPFYHLIETEGFAKMAKRLGYEVFGLPNYLVYHFNE from the coding sequence ATGGTCTACATCAAGAATCAGTATATTCGTTATATACGAAAAAAGCCTTTATCATTGATAGCACCGATTTCCGTGTTATTGCTCGTgtatttctacttctttgcGGCACATGGCTCTTCCTCCTCATCTTCTGGCAACAAATACagctacaagaagaaatccCGAGGTTTGTTTGCAAAGAACAGAGACCTGGTGATTCTTAAAAACTTGCCTAAGAATCACATCAGCCACTacgacttgaacaagttgtcCACTTCTGCCGATTCGCTTGCAAAGAAGGAGGAGGTGTTGATTTTGACGCCCATGTCACGTTTCACGCCACAGTACTGGGATAACATCCAGAAGTTGACGTATGAACACAGCTTGATTCTGTTGGGATTCATTTTGCCTCGTAACAAAGACGGTGATGTAGCACTTAAGcatttggaagaagcaaTCAAAGACGCCAAAGCGGCCAACCAGTTGAaatacaagaagatcaCCATATTGAGACAAGACACGAACTCTCTTAACTCGCAGTTGGAGAAGGACAGACATGCACTCAATGTgcagaaagaaagaagactgATGATGGCTCTTGCCAGAAATTCGTTACTTTTCACGACTATTGCGCCAACTACGTCTTGGATTTTATGGCTAGATGCCGACATCGTAGAAACTCCTGCTGGATTGATTCAGGATTTGACGTCACACAATAAACCAGTTATTCTGGCCAACGTGTACCAGAGATACGAAGACGAATCGACACAACAACCATCCATCAGACCGTatgacttcaacaactgggtagaatcagaagaaggCTTGAAAATCGCTGCAGGTTTGGCAGACGACGAGATTGTAGTTGAAGGTTACGCTGAGATGGCTACCTACAGACCGCTCATGGCTCATTTCTATGACGCCAAAGGTGACGTCCATACCGAAATGCAATTGGATGGTGTTGGAGGAGGTGCTGTCATGGTCAAGGCTGATGTCCACAGAGATGGAGCCATGTTCCCTTCGTTTCCATTCTACCATTTGATAGAAACAGAGGGTTTTGCCAAGATGGCTAAACGCTTGGGCTACGAGGTGTTTGGTTTGCCCAACTACTTGGTATACCACTTCAACGAGTGA
- the TEF4 gene encoding elongation factor 1 gamma domain-containing protein (go_component eukaryotic translation elongation factor 1 complex~go_funtion translation elongation factor activity~go_process translational elongation), producing MSLGTLFGDQQIRTVPPKALIKHFNLDVKIVGSDDAAYQKAFPLKKIPAFVGPKGFKLHEVIAISIYLINLADPKSKLLGKNAKEYSEILKWLSLSNMELLPNIANVFKPLTGASPYNKKNVDEASAYVEKVISLYEARLAEYTYLVGERLTFADVFSAALLVRGFEHLFGADWRKAHPNTSRWFKTVISQKILHDIIGDFTFIEKAKEFVPPKKEKKAAAPKEAAPKKEKKPAAPKEEDDIPAEAPKPKHPLAALGNPKAALDEWKRVYSNEETREVAIPWFWKNQYDPEEWSLWKVDYKYNDELTLTFMSNNLVGGFFNRLSASTKYLFGCLVVYGENNNNGITGFFLVRGQEYAPAFDVAPDWESYAYTKLDPKDEESKKFIENMLAWDQPVDVNGEKREIADGKVFK from the exons ATGTCCTTAGGCACCTTATTCGGCGATCAACAGATCCGTACTGTCCCACCAAAGGCTCTTATCAAgcacttcaacttggatgTCAAAATTGTTGGCTCCGATGACGCTGCTTACCAAAAGGCCTTcccattgaagaagatccCAGCCTTTGTTGGTCCAAAGGGCTTCAAGTTGCACGAAGTCATTGCTATTTCCATTTACC TTATTAACTTGGCTGATCCAAAGTCTAAGTTGTTGGGTAAGAACGCTAAGGAATACTctgaaatcttgaagtgGTTGTCTTTGTCCAACATGGAATTGTTGCCAAACATTGCTAATGTCTTCAAGCCATTGACCGGTGCTTCTCCttacaacaagaagaacgtCGACGAAGCTTCTGCCTACGTTGAGAAGGTCATCTCTCTCTACGAAGCTAGATTGGCTGAATACACCTACTTGGTTGGTGAAAGACTCACCTTTGCTGATGTCTTCTCTGCTGCTCTTCTCGTTAGAGGTTTCGAACACTTGTTCGGTGCCGACTGGAGAAAGGCCCACCCAAACACCTCCAGATGGTTCAAGACTGTGATCTCTCAAAAGATCCTTCATGACATTATTGGTGACTTCACTTTCATTGAGAAGGCTAAGGAATTCGTTCCTCctaagaaggaaaagaaggctGCTGCTCCAAAGGAAGCTGCtccaaagaaggaaaagaagccAGCTGCTccaaaggaagaagacgacatTCCAGCTGAAGCTCCAAAGCCAAAGCACCCATTGGCCGCTTTGGGTAACCCTAAGGCTGCTCTTGACGAGTGGAAGAGAGTTTACTCCAATGAGGAAACCAGAGAAGTCGCTATTCCATGGTTCTGGAAGAACCAATACGACCCAGAAGAATGGTCGTTGTGGAAGGTTGACTACAAGTACAACGACGAGTTGACTTTGACCTTCAtgtccaacaacttggttggtggtttcttcaacagattGTCTGCTTCCACCAAGTACTTGTTCGGTTGTTTGGTCGTCTACGGtgaaaacaacaacaacgGTATCACcggtttcttcttggtcaGAGGTCAAGAGTACGCTCCAGCCTTCGACGTTGCTCCAGATTGGGAATCATACGCCTACACCAAGTTGGACCCTAAGGATGAAgaatccaagaagttcattGAAAACATGTTGGCTTGGGACCAACCTGTTGACGTCAACGGCGAAAAGAGAGAAATCGCTGATGGTAAGGTCTTCAAGTAA
- a CDS encoding protein-tyrosine kinase (go_funtion protein kinase activity; ATP binding~go_process protein amino acid phosphorylation): PSSSPPVSASHSQINSDIQARLLAFQQKRSKPVDHSGSPSLSGSHSMTNSPNNTSLNLASINTYHESDSDRHLPMTPDVGRNLSGRGKHNFRLNLDSTNSDLPVNNGSNGTAMSQNSSLNRNDSLRSISSDGSIGSDSEADKKPQLQGLFANYSKYLDIKSGSLNFAGKASLHSKGVDFSSGSSFRISLDELEYIDELGRGNYGSVSKVLHKPTGVLMAMKEVRLELDETKFTQILMELDILHKCDSPYIVDFYGAFFVEGAVYMCIEYMDGGSLDKIYGKEHGVKDEASLAYITESVIRGLKDLKDEHNIIHRDVKPTNILINTAGKVKLCDFGVSGNLVASLAKTNIGCQSYMAPERIKSMNPDDATYSVQSDIWSLGLTILEVAAGHYPYPAETYDNIFSQLSAIVDGEPPQLDPKIYSKEAQIFVKSCLKKNPDLRPSYAALLKNPWLLKYRDVDPHMDVSVSKRVHELEEDKEKRNVSRSNSLKKNPLPTPANIESVHSLLRNKVKAPALHRGGLPNNNRSFLHK, from the exons CCTTCCCTGTCTCCCCCTGTTTCTGCTTCACATTCGCAAATAAACAGCGATATTCAAGCGCGACTATTGGCATTCcagcagaagagaagcAAGCCCGTAGACCATTCCGGCTCTCCATCACTCTCTGGAAGCCACAGCATGACAAATTCTCCCAACAATACATCTCTCAATCTTGCCAGTATCAATACTTATCACGAATCTGACTCTGATAGACATCTTCCTATGACTCC TGATGTGGGCAGAAATTTATCTGGACGAGGAAAACATAACTTCAGGTTGAATCTAGATAGTACCAACAGTGATCTTCCGGTTAATAACGGAAGCAACGGCACGGCCATGTCTCAAAATAGCAGTTTGAACCGAAACGATTCGTTGCGTAGTATATCCAGTGATGGTAGTATAGGCTCTGATTCCGAGGCTGATAAGAAACCACAATTGCAAGGACTATTCGCTAACTACTCCAAATACTTGGATATCAAGTCTGGACTGTTAAATTTCGCTGGAAAGGCATCGTTACATTCTAAGGGTGTGGATTTTCTGTCGGGATCTTCATTCAGAATATCTCTAGATGAATTGGAGTACATCGATGAGTTGGGCCGTGGAAATTATGGCTCAGTTCTGAAAGTTTTACATAAGCCTACCGGAGTTCTCATGGCAATGAAAGAGGTCCGTCTTGAGTTGGACGAAACGAAGTTCACACAGATCTTGATGGAGCTTGACATTTTACACAAATGCGATTCTCCGTACATTGTCGACTTTTACGGCgccttctttgtagaagGAGCTGTCTATATGTGTATTGAGTACATGGATGGAGGCTCCTTAGATAAGATCTATGGCAAGGAGCATGGGGTCAAGGATGAAGCTTCGTTGGCCTATATTACTGAAAGTGTCATTCGTGGTCTTAAAGACTTGAAAGATGAACATAATATCATACATCGTGATGTGAAACCAACGAATATCTTAATCAATACTGCTGGAAAGGTCAAGCTTTGTGACTTTGGTGTATCTGGAAATTTGGTTGCATCTTTGGCTAAGACTAATATCGGGTGTCAATCATACATGGCTCCAGAAAGAATCAAGAGTATGAACCCAGACGATGCTACTTACTCGGTACAATCTGATATCTGGTCTCTTGGTTTGACCATCCTAGAGGTTGCCGCAGGCCATTACCCATACCCAGCGGAAACGTATGATAACATTTTCTCTCAGCTCAGTGCTATTGTAGATGGCGAGCCACCTCAATTAGATCCTAAGATTTATTCAAAGGAAGCACAGATATTTGTAAAATCctgtttgaagaagaacccaGATTTGAGACCATCATATGCCGCGCTCTTGAAAAATCCttggttgttgaagtatCGTGACGTAGATCCACACATGGATGTGCTGGTTTCCAAGAGAgttcatgaacttgaagaagacaaggagAAGCGCAATGTGAGCAGATCCAAtagtttgaagaaaaacCCACTCCCAACTCCAGCTAATATCGAGAGTGTGCATTCCTTACTTCGAAACAAGGTCAAAGCTCCTGCTTTGCATAGAGGTGGATTACCGAACAACAACCGATCATTTTTACATAAGTAG
- a CDS encoding assembly of mitochondrial respiratory complexes — protein sequence MIGVRPLLRYPGFVAVSRRSAPAFSGLSNVGFSRFYSTEPEKKKKKKSQAADISQVPVKNIGVMADFYVPPAFMSCPITSWHKLLFRRLGMFVVNTYNVIKFKRETGLKLQFNDWKDTAIEQYVKTNKIFAAACSKRRAERAKYLESQLADVSGAEVIRNLAERADTFPVDSKLSWELVSIGNNPKVVSFNVIPDSNNVTVYVQFIIKLITKQKVVVTVQGQDQTTERSVSDYLVYSMDPVTRELFLVGKLFESDHIRKVAPDDKFTNPKFMIAFTRASGDIYRANPKAVEPSGNN from the coding sequence ATGATCGGAGTCAGACCGCTTCTCAGGTATCCTGGCTTTGTAGCTGTTTCTAGAAGAAGCGCGCCTGCCTTCTCAGGGCTCTCTAATGTTGGATTTTCCAGATTCTATTCTACCGAgccagaaaagaagaagaagaaaaagtccCAAGCAGCAGATATTTCGCAAGTTccagtgaaaaatattgGAGTCATGGCCGACTTTTATGTTCCTCCAGCTTTTATGAGCTGTCCCATTACTTCCTGGCACAAATTGCTCTTCAGAAGATTGGGAATGTTTGTAGTCAACACCTATAATgtgatcaagttcaagagaGAAACTGGGTTGAAGTTACAATTCAACGACTGGAAGGATACCGCTATTGAGCAATATGtcaaaaccaacaagatTTTTGCTGCGGCATGTAGTAAGAGAAGAGCCGAAAGAGCCAAATATTTGGAATCTCAATTGGCAGATGTCTCTGGAGCTGAAGTAATCAGAAACTTAGCCGAAAGAGCTGATACCTTCCCAGTTGACTCAAAGTTGTCGTGGGAATTGGTTTCTATCGGAAACAACCCTAAAGTAGTGTCGTTCAACGTGATACCCGACTCCAACAACGTCACTGTGTACGTTcaattcattatcaagTTAATCACTAAGCAAAAGGTAGTAGTCACAGTTCAGGGTCAAGATCAGACAACTGAAAGAAGTGTCAGTGACTACCTAGTCTACAGCATGGACCCTGTTACCAGAGAGCTCTTTTTGGTGGGTAAATTGTTTGAATCGGACCACATTAGAAAGGTCGCTCCGGATGACAAGTTCACCAATCCCAAATTCATGATTGCCTTCACTAGAGCTAGTGGTGATATCTATAGGGCCAACCCCAAGGCAGTGGAGCCTTCCGGCAATAACTGA